A region from the Benincasa hispida cultivar B227 chromosome 8, ASM972705v1, whole genome shotgun sequence genome encodes:
- the LOC120083261 gene encoding uncharacterized protein LOC120083261 has product MENYSQDKKRVRDEFDDSLADSAESKLRRLNSKENLNVAAGDLNIDDLVESEEIQDELLNILEDSDAVAERDESIEGLELDSFIKSFEEEIQALPSADQNETPQAELGYLFGASDDELGLPPSRGGLSTEGKMEATDFMPACCSPDVFELEGKLGFGDEIPCYDSFELGMGIGSGAAEENGLGAGEFVALGGLFDYSDVPFRPESLSAL; this is encoded by the coding sequence ATGGAAAATTACTCTCAGGATAAGAAGCGAGTTCGCGACGAGTTCGACGACTCGCTAGCCGATTCGGCTGAGTCCAAGCTTAGACGACTCAACTCTAAGGAGAATTTGAATGTTGCTGCCGGTGATTTGAATATTGATGATTTGGTGGAATCTGAGGAGATTCAGGATGAGTTACTCAACATCCTTGAAGATTCCGACGCTGTAGCGGAGCGGGATGAGAGTATCGAAGGTCTTGAACTGGATTCGTTTATTAAAAGTTTCGAGGAAGAGATTCAAGCCTTGCCGTCGGCAGATCAGAATGAAACTCCTCAGGCGGAACTAGGATATCTGTTCGGGGCGTCGGATGATGAGTTAGGGCTTCCGCCGTCCAGGGGAGGTTTGAGTACGGAAGGGAAGATGGAGGCGACTGATTTTATGCCTGCTTGTTGTTCTCCGGATGTGTTTGAGTTGGAAGGGAAGTTAGGGTTTGGAGATGAGATTCCGTGTTACGACTCGTTCGAGTTGGGAATGGGGATTGGTTCCGGTGCGGCGGAGGAAAATGGGTTGGGCGCCGGAGAGTTTGTTGCATTGGGTGGTTTGTTTGATTACTCCGACGTGCCGTTTCGGCCGGAGTCGTTATCGGCTTTGTAG